Within the Salvia hispanica cultivar TCC Black 2014 chromosome 4, UniMelb_Shisp_WGS_1.0, whole genome shotgun sequence genome, the region taataaaatgaaattacacatgaaaatttataaaccaCTAAATTTCTACAAATCTTatgatttcaaattaattgtaattagcaattgatcactctctTACTCTTCTTTATATATAAGTTAACAAAGCACTAacatttataatcataataaagtaatatttataaacttAAATACTAATTCATATCTACATTTATTACTTGGGCCCTTCATATtaataaacagaaaaaaaagagcTTCTTATTAACATATAGTCATACATATGGAAGAGTAATATAAATCACAATtatatccaattaaataaaaatagaagattATAAACGTTACTTTATAATTCATGCAATGCAACGTTCCATAATCATCTTTTCACAAGCTTAATCATCTTCGTAGCACCCAATTTAATCATCTTTGAAGCACCAAATGATATACTACCATGTAAGAAAGGCTTTGGATGAGtctcacaatttttatttcctatAAACAGTGGCGGAGCTAGAATTTTAACGGTGTGGGCTCAAATtaccattaaaatttattgagtGTGTTCAGTGCTAAcgaaatggaaacaactcgaacataaaaaatataaaaaaccgCAGGTAAGAAATGGATGATGAGAAAACTAATTAGTGAATAGATATTTTAGAACATAGCACatattttactactaatattttataacatattttaatagtatttataattagattaaagagttattaactataatattttttattaaagagcatcacattaaaattgattttattaatatcatattccctccgtccccaaagaatatggaCTTTAGAcacgacacgagttttaatgcaaaattgataaagtaagagagagataaagagaaaaagtaattaaagtattgttagtgggaAATAGGTCATACCacattatagaaaaaaaaagtttctaaaattggaaagtgcatattttgtgggacagatagagtattatttaacaatatttatgaaatcaaagaattattttatcttcttgaattataaaaaccattcttttatgattataaaataaaatgatatatttacaaaattactagtaaaaaaatcaataaaagttactaatgTGAAAAAATCCATAAGACATAAacaaatagaagaaaaaaaaagacaaacaaatagaagaaaaaaagacaaaaatgaATCAGAAACTATtcttttatgattataaaataaaatgatatatttacaaaattactaGTGAAAGAatcaataaaagttactagTGTGAAAAAACCCATTAGACATAAacaaatagaagaaaaaaagacaaaattgaAACAGAAGTACCAGGTAGGATTCAAACTTGGTAGCTCCAAGTCAAATGACCGAATATCAATCCATCTGCACTACTACTTCATGTAGTAAATGataattacatatattatagttcctccattccatagtaataggggcgtttttccatttccgtccattccatagtaatagagtcatttccctttttagtaaaagtcaacacatttttccacatctactttactctctcttacttttttctatcttcatctctctacctttttcatttttcactttattctctctttacttgattcgcctaacacaatttttcttaatctgcgtgccaaaaagttttgtctcctatggaacggagggagtatatagtaattattaaaatggGTGAAGGACTCAAGGGCGCCCTGGCCCCGTCGACCTCCGCCCCtgcctataaatatatgatattTAGTATAATCCACACGTTCCTACCTTTTTCCATTATATTCTTCGTTGAActtcctaaaaaaaattgactaaCTCTTAGGTACTCTTCCATGTCttcataaatattgttttaatataaagtCAGCTTTTGATTCATTTTAGTGTTTGTGTATCGATAATATTCGATCCGTCCTATAATAAGAGTTATATTTAGTGTGGaaacgagttttaaaaaatataaagaatagtaagttgaaaaggttagtgaaatataaggtcgatttttttatattaattttatgatagaatgtgagtgaagtgagttagtagaatgtgtgACATTTCTCAACTATTTTATGATTAGAgatttttccttctctttgatatattaatatgtaGTAATCCCTCCATCTGGCATTATATGACTCTTGATTTACCATTTTAGTTCATCGACGATTAGGTGTCGTGGTTCagttttactataaatgataactATGcatcacattctactaactcattcaactcacaattaattataaaactaatatataaaaatgggttaacacattccattatttttttccacccacttttcattatggagtatttcttaaaactaatatcaaaTTCGAATGTGAATCTAATGCCGGACGgggagagtatttttttttctactctTTTCACCCATCACTAAatgcactttttatattttgattattatgtttgtattatattagttgttttttattattctaatattttttggtatcatttaatatatatttatagactGAAGATATTATCAAGTTGGACTCACCCAGCACAcaattcattgcaataacaatactatcacctctagatattgatcaccactacccaatatatcaacATTCTTGGATTACGAAAAATTTGCACTATTTGacaaatcaaagtagtgcacAATCAATATTGTCTGTTCAATGCTATGTCAACAGtgattaacaaataataatcacCAATACCTCATCTTTaagtaaatagaaaaaaaaaagacttatctcaactaTTAGatctttaaatattatacaacaccagtgtcgtttatttTCTAAGGTAAGAAAACATGTGGACTGACACTGAAAcatttcacgataggtagacAAAGCATATTTAGGTTGTGAAATCCTATTTCTCTTCTATAAAGAATCGACTGTAtcaccttctgtgaacatcgttcacgaccagtctactaCGCAGAAGAATTAGACTTGTTCGCTTcttaacatttaaatgtttgagaaacatttTAGTAATGCATAAGCAAACACcaatgcgataaaattacttgctcttgttttgggttaaaagtggatcgTAGAGtttattgtatacaagcaattttATCCATGAAACATgttcgaaacatgctttttagtataccAATCTTAATCttccacttatactcaaatcATGCTTTCGAATATACACACTATCAAAACTCTCTCACTTATAATCTAAGCAGGTCTCAGACCATGATACATCGAACCTCATGTGTAAAACATGTTGCCATATAAACATTTAGTGAAAAATTCTGTCAAGTTGTTCTCTGATGACATCTTGGTAACCATAATGTCTTGTTGCTCACTTGAtccttaatttatttcatacctcctttttatgtgattgcttagccTTATCAGCTCCTATTTTCCTCGATTTAGACTCATGGCTAGAgtaaacataacaaaatacaATACTCGTAGGCATACTCAAAATCACGGTCAAAGCAATTAGGAAGTTATTGAGATGAACAACTACCTTCGCAGTTTCCAATGAAGCTACACTTGTAGCTTTCATGATGAAGTCTATGATTTGATCACACTCCATGTCTTAATATTGAACTCCTAAAAAGAACAAATGGTTAGAAGATGACTTGCTTGATCATCGATCGATTACAAAATCTTGATGTAACCTAAAGAACATAGCATGGATGTGTGGTAAACTAGAGCATAGTCTTCTGCAAGTACTTTGATATACTATTAATTCTTTACTCAATCTAATGTCTTTGGTCATGGTTAAATTGATATCAAGCTTCTGTGTCATCAACAAATTAAGCTAATATCTAATTCAATACACTTCATAGCATATATGAGACTTTCAATTACGAAACTCGCCTCATTCTTCTTGATCTCATTCAGTATCGAGATAGCAATTTCTACAGCATGTATTGATTATCTAAGGAGAAGAcgaataaaaagagaatagaAAAATTGCAAGTATGGCACGGGGTTTTCATTGATGTCAAGTCgccatttatatttatgtacaCGTCTTCTTTTAATTAGTCCAATTTGACGTTGCATTGATACATTTACCTAGAATTGAGCTTGTTAGAAGATTGTTTtgctaaatttattaatttgaatgttAAAACGTCATTTATAGACGCAATGAGATGACGTTTGATTCAAGGCTAATTTGGGATGACTAATGAAACTTATAATGAAACCTCTGCGAAATTGAAGCCTAATCCTTTTGTAGAAACAACGACAAAAAATCTGTCAAACTAACATAATCCCATTAAAATTTCCACCATCTATCAAGGTCATTTTTGGGATGCAAAGCATTTATTGATCTAACTAAATGTGATAAAGTTTCTTTATCCTATCCAAGTTGTAAAATTAAACGCGTTAATCTCTTTTGCTAATAACGTTCTTTGTGACTAACGAAGAAATGCTAGAGTAACTGGTGCTAATTATTttcagaaaatattaattactgGAAAAAAAAGACTATTAATTGTTACTTGGATTTTAACACGGAACACGTTGGAGTTAGTGACGTAAAAACAAATTTGTGCAATTTGATTAAGcagacaatatcaaactaatatgATACGAGAGATTAGGAATAATTGTAATATCACATATAAATTTACACGTATAAAGATAGAAATAATTGCAACATTTTACACatgtgaaaatattatataaatattatgaaaattataatatcatataTAGATTTACACGAATAAAAATCGTAATTTCTTCTGGTATAATATTCCCAAAATCGAGTATTTAACTACTTAAGAATTTTCCTTCTCGACCACTAGTTTGGTATGAATTTCCTATAAATAGATGTTATGTATGcatacattttatatatatgtgtgtgtgtttgtaaTAAGATATACTAGTATTCAACATTACATAAATTGAAGGAAGTTCAAAGATGACAACACAACAATCAACAGGTTACAACGAAGTTGCAGTGATCGATAAAAAGTTTTGCCTTCCTAGATCCATTGATCTAACTATTTCCAAAAACATTTGGAAGATAGGTCAAGCAAATTTTGTTGTAACAAAATCCAATGGAGAGATAATCTTCAAAATCCATGGAGCAATCTTCAGCTTCAACACAACGAGGGTCATGTATGATGCTGTAGGCATGCCTATTGTCACGCTTCGAAAAAAGGTATATGCTCCCTTCGTTTTGACACAatagttttgcattttaatattttggtctgttccattaaaattatttcaattctatttttttgtcttttggAATCTCTCCTGTTAAACCATTTTAGTTGTGCTGTCTCTATaaagttcttatttttataggacaggATAATTTTCCTAATTTGTTACCATATGAATCATTTATTCTATACCTATCCTTTAAAAAGTAgaaactatttctattttggtacatccttaaaaatataatttttttattttaagatatattTTTCTAGGCCATTCTCCAATCACGTTTTCTCTATTTATCTCTTACTACgccaattttgaattaaaatttgtgttattaCAGAAAGTCTAATCTTAATTTGGAACCTAATCATTGAAATTGCAGACATTCAATTTATTATCCACATGGCAAGTATTTAGAGGTGAAGGAAAAGATCAAAAAGACTTGATTTTTAGTGTGAGGAGGTCTTCCTTTTTCCaattgaaaactaaattatCAGTGTTTGTAGCTGAAAATAGCGATGTTTGTGATTACACGGTGCAAGCGGATTGGTTTCAAAGATTTTGCCAAGTTTATTTCGGTGATTCTACCAACACAAAATTAGCCCAAGTTTGTGACTACATCCATTCAAACaatcatattatttaatttgtttgatattgattcatattttaattttatttttcaggtGGACAAGAATTTATCGGTAGATAGTTTAATTACCGGTGGAGATAGATTTAAGGTGAAGGTGTACCCGAACGTTGATTGTGCATTCATAGTCGCTCTTATAGTCATTCTTGATGAGATCACCTCACAGGCTAAAAGAAGCTCCAACAATAAGGAAAAACGTTAGCCCATGTTGtgcttgattttttattttattttttaattgaatttgactGATTCATTGTTTCCAAACTAAAAGGAAATgcttttttaatactatgatatCTATTTCTTATGCTataatactcatatttttatatttcataattatgaattattttttaactaatatatttataaatcttTTGGATATAGATAAATCAATCTAATTAcgaatatatatagttgatgAAAACCAGAATGCATCTAAATTCAGAAATGCAGCCTAAATCTTGGCCCTCaaattagatgatctaatggttaataattataataaaaaacacggaaggtcatgattaagcagttttaggtcatattat harbors:
- the LOC125221047 gene encoding protein LURP-one-related 15-like — protein: MTTQQSTGYNEVAVIDKKFCLPRSIDLTISKNIWKIGQANFVVTKSNGEIIFKIHGAIFSFNTTRVMYDAVGMPIVTLRKKTFNLLSTWQVFRGEGKDQKDLIFSVRRSSFFQLKTKLSVFVAENSDVCDYTVQADWFQRFCQVYFGDSTNTKLAQVDKNLSVDSLITGGDRFKVKVYPNVDCAFIVALIVILDEITSQAKRSSNNKEKR